From the Manihot esculenta cultivar AM560-2 chromosome 3, M.esculenta_v8, whole genome shotgun sequence genome, one window contains:
- the LOC110610567 gene encoding protein SRG1, with protein MAPVPSSPIKVGHIDDVQELRKAKPTTIPERFVRDMTERPTLATTLPSMSEIPIINFSSFVNGNKDDYQTESLQLARACEQWGFFQVINHGIDLSLLESIEEVAKNFFMLPLEEKQQYPMAPGTVQGYGQAFVFSEDQKLDWCNMFALGIEPHCIRNPKLWPIKPPNFSETVEVYSREVKKLCQNLLKYMSKTLGLKSDTFEEIFGVAVQAIRMNYYPPCSRPDLVLGLSPHSDGSALTVLQQGKGSSVGLQVLKDNKWVPVQPIPNALVINIGDTLEVLTNGKYKSVEHRAVTHKEKDRLSIVTFYAPSYEIELGPMPELVDENNPCKYRRYSHAEYNKHYVTNKLQVKKTVEFTKIKSNTSAE; from the exons ATGGCTCCTGTACCCAGTTCTCCAATCAAGGTTGGTCATATAGATGATGTTCAGGAACTGAGAAAGGCTAAGCCAACAACAATCCCTGAAAGATTTGTTAGGGACATGACTGAAAGGCCAACACTAGCCACAACTCTGCCCTCCATGAGTGAAATACCAATTATTAATTTCTCTAGCTTTGTGAATGGCAATAAAGATGACTACCAAACTGAAAGCTTGCAGCTTGCAAGAGCCTGTGAGCAGTGGGGATTTTTTCAG GTGATTAATCATGGAATTGATCTTAGCTTGCTTGAGAGCATAGAAGAGGTGGCCAAGAATTTCTTCATGTTGCCTTTGGAGGAGAAGCAGCAGTATCCAATGGCACCAGGAACTGTTCAGGGATATGGACAAGCTTTTGTGTTCTCTGAGGACCAAAAGCTGGATTGGTGCAACATGTTTGCTCTTGGGATTGAGCCCCACTGTATCAGGAACCCAAAACTATGGCCAATAAAGCCACCAAATTTCAG TGAAACTGTAGAGGTTTATTCAAGAGAAGTGAAGAAACTGTGCCAGAATCTACTGAAGTACATGAGTAAAACCCTTGGGTTGAAATCAGACACCTTTGAAGAAATCTTTGGGGTAGCTGTGCAAGCCATAAGGATGAACTACTACCCACCTTGTTCAAGACCTGACCTAGTTTTAGGCCTAAGTCCACATTCAGATGGGAGTGCCCTAACTGTGTTGCAGCAAGGAAAGGGTAGCTCTGTAGGGCTCCAGGTCCTTAAAGATAACAAGTGGGTGCCTGTTCAGCCCATTCCAAATGCATTAGTAATCAACATTGGTGACACTTTAGAA GTTCTAACAAATGGAAAATACAAGAGTGTGGAACACAGGGCAGTCACTCACAAGGAAAAGGACCGTCTTTCTATTGTCACCTTCTATGCTCCAAGCTATGAAATAGAGCTTGGACCAATGCCAGAACTGGTGGATGAGAACAATCCATGCAAGTATAGGAGATATTCTCATGCAGAATACAACAAACACTATGTAACTAACAAGTTACAAGTGAAGAAAACAGTCGAATTCACCAAGATCAAAAGCAACACATCTGCTGAATAG